The genomic DNA CTCCACGGCGTATTCGAGGTACTGGTCGACGCTGACGACACCATCGACGGAAAGGCACAGGTGTTCAACAATCGGAATTGTTGAGTGTTCCTCGACCGTGCCGCTCAGGGTGACGACCCCTTCTTGCACGGTTGCTGTGACGCCCCCTGGCGTCATCCGGAGAGTTCGGCCCAGCACCTCGTCGACGATCTCATCGTGTATGGCGTCGTCGCGGCGGAGCATCGGCCGCAGCAAGTCGGACCGGCTGACGATGCCCATGAGTGTTCCTGTGTCGTCGACCACCGGAAGGCGTTTGACCCCGCGCGCGTTCAGGAAGCGGGCTGTTTCGACGATGCCCCAGTCAGGCCGGGCCGTCAGCACGGGCGTGGACATCAGTTCGCCAGCTGTGCGGGCGTCCATTATGCGGCGGTCCACAGCGGCCGTCTCGCGCATTTGGTCACGGCCCTCTGTGTCCGGCAGCCCGGCTTGCCTGCGGAGCAGATCGGCTTCGGAGATGATGCCGATGGGGTGATGGCGGGTGTCCACAACGGGCAGAGCCGAGACATCGTTGTAGTCGAGGCTCCAGGCGACCGACTTGAGTGTCGCCTCTGGGCTGGCGGTGGCCACGTCCCGGGTCATGACTTCGGAGACAGTACGGTGCAACATGGTCCGATTTCCCTT from Streptomyces sp. NBC_01707 includes the following:
- a CDS encoding CBS domain-containing protein; its protein translation is MLHRTVSEVMTRDVATASPEATLKSVAWSLDYNDVSALPVVDTRHHPIGIISEADLLRRQAGLPDTEGRDQMRETAAVDRRIMDARTAGELMSTPVLTARPDWGIVETARFLNARGVKRLPVVDDTGTLMGIVSRSDLLRPMLRRDDAIHDEIVDEVLGRTLRMTPGGVTATVQEGVVTLSGTVEEHSTIPIVEHLCLSVDGVVSVDQYLEYAVEDLPPDSARDTDDR